The sequence below is a genomic window from Leisingera sp. M658.
GGTGGGGTATCTGTCGACTACGGCAGTTTATGGCCACCACGACGGCGCCTGGGTGGATGAGGCCACGCCGGTGACGCCGTCAAGCGAGCGCGGCGACTGGCGCGCCCGGGCCGAGGCGCAATGGCAGGCCATCCCCGGTCTGCCGCTGCATATCTTCCGGCTGGCCGGTATCTATGGCCCCGGCCGCGGTCCCTTTGCCAAGCTGATGGCGGGCAAGGCGCGGCGGATCGTGAAGCAGGGCCAGGTGTTTTCCCGCATTCATGTCGATGACATCGCACGGGTTCTGGCGGCCTCCATCGCGCAGCCCAGCCCCGGCGCTATTTACAACGTCTGCGATGACGACCCCGCGCCGCCGCAGGATGTTTTGGGCCATGCGGCGGAGCTGCTGGGCCTGCCGGTGCCGGCCGAAGTGCCGTTTGACGAGGCCGGCATGACCCCTATGGCGCGCAGCTTTTATGGCGAGAACAAACGCGTCCGCAACCGCCGTATCAAGGAGGAGCTGGGGGTGGAGCTGTTCTACCCCACCTACCGCGAGGGTCTACGGGCGGTTCTGGAGGCCGAGGACATGGAGAGCTTTGTGCCGCCTGCGGAGCCGCCAGGGGTGTAGTTTTTTGCTTACCGCGGTTTCTCAAACACAAAAAGATATCCAGTTGAAAGTGTCCAAAGCCCAAGGGTTATGGCCAGAAGCAGCAGCCTAACTACATAAATAATCAGATTGGGTTGGTCTGTGATGGCTTCAATAAAGTTCCAGCCTTCAGAATTTTCGCTTTGAATGACAGACTGAACTTTTCCTTTAGAGCTGCCGAAAATCATCCCGAGTAAACCGCCGGCGAAGTTTACGCGGACAACCTTATTCACTTTCTGCATGTGAGAAATCCTTGAAATTTAACAAGAGCTTTCCTCGCATGGTTTAATTTGGCTTGCAACTTATGAATGCGCACATGGTGTAGTGTCCCGCATAAGTTTACGCCCGCTTCTCGCCAATTGTCGCGACGCCCAGCACCTCCAGCACTTTGGCCTCGATCTGCGGCGCGTTCATTGCGGCCACTTCATACATATCCGCAGGGCTGGCCTGGTCGATGAACGTATCGGGCAGCACCATCGAGCGGTACTTGAGGCCGCTGTCGAACACGCCTTCCTCGGCCAGAAGCTGTGCGACATGGGAGCCGAAACCGCCCACCGCGCCTTCCTCGATGGTGATCAGCGCCTCGTGGTCCGCGGCCAGCTGCAGGATCAGATTGCGGTCCAGCGGCTTGGCAAAGCGGGCGTCGGCAATTGTCGGGGTGATGCCCTTGGCAGAGAGTGCCTCGGCGGCTTTGCGGACCTCTCCCAGGCGGGTGCCAAAGGACAGGAGCGCCACGCGTTTGCCCTCCTGGATCATCCGGCCCTTGCCGATTTCCAGCACTTCCGGGGTCTCCGGCATCTCGACGCCTTCACCTTCGCCGCGAGGATAGCGGAAGGCGATGGGGCCGTCGTCATGGGCTGCTGCGGTGGCAACCATGTGCACCAGTTCCGCCTCGTCGGCGGCGGCCATCACCACCATGCCGGGCAGGTTGGCCATGAAGCCGATGTCGAAAGAGCCGGCGTGGGTTGCACCGTCGGCACCGACCAGCCCGGCGCGGTCGATGGCAAAGCGCACCGGCAGGCGCTGGATCGCCACGTCATGCACCACCTGGTCATAGCCGCGCTGCAGGAAGGTGGAATACATCGCGCAGAACGGCTTCATGCCGCCGGCGGCCAGTGCGGCGGCAAAGGTCACGCCGTGCTGTTCGGCGATGCCCACATCAAAAGTGCGCGAGGGGTAGCGTTCTGCCATCAGATTCAGACCGGTGCCGTCGGGCATCGCCGCGGTCACGGCGCAGATCTTGTCGTCCGCGGCTGCGAGCTTCACTAGTTCATTGCCGAACACCGAAGTATAGGAGGGCGCGTTGGAGGGCGCCTTTTTCTGCTCCCCCGTCACCATGTCGAATTTTGCGGTGGCGTGGCCCTTGTCGCGGGCAGCCTCGGCCGGGGCGTAACCCTTGCCCTTTTTGGTCAGCACATGGATCAGGATCGGGCCGGTGGCGCGGGCCTTGACCGTGCGCAGTACCGGCAGCAGCTGGTCCATGTCATGCCCGTCGATGGGACCGAGGTAGGAAAACCCCAAGGCTTCGAACAGAGTGCCGCCGACGGCCATGCCCTTGAGCATGTCCTTGGCCCGTTTGGCACCTTCGCGGAAGGGTTCGGGCAGCAGCGAGACGGCCCCCTTGGCCGCCGCTTTCAGCTCCTGGAAAGGCTCGCCGGCATAAAGCCGCGACAGGTAGGAGGACAGCGCGCCGACCGGCGGGGCGATCGACATTTCGTTGTCGTTCAGGATGACGATCAGCCGCTTGCCCAAATGGCCTGCGTTGTTCATCGCCTCAAACGCCATGCCGGCCGACATCGAGCCGTCGCCGATCACCGCGATGGCGTCGCCGTTGCCCTCGGGGATTACACCGCCCAGATCGCGCGCCACGGCAAAACCAAGCGCGGCGCTGATCGAGGTGGAGCTGTGGGCGGCACCAAACGGGTCATAGGGCGACTCGGAACGTTTGGTGAAACCGCTGAGGCCGTCCTTCATCCGCAGGGTGCGTATACGGTCGCGGCGCCCGGTCAGGATCTTATGCGGGTAGCACTGATGGGAGACGTCCCAGATCACCTTGTCGCGCGGGGTGTCAAAGACTGCGTGCAGGGCGGTGGTCAGCTCCACCACACCCAGGCCTGCGCCCAGATGGCCGCCGGTGACGGAAACCGCAGCAATGGTTTCCTGCCGCAGTTCCTGCGCCACTTGCACCAGTTGCGCATCCGTCAGCCCCTTCAGATCCGCGGGGCGGGTAATCTGGTCCAGAAGCGGGGTCTTGGGCCGGTCGGACATGGTGTCTCCTTGGGCTGCGCCGGGCAGGGGTGCCGGGGCGTGGCGCGCGGGGTTAGCTGTCGCGCGCAATAACGAAACGCGCGGCTTCCTTCAAGGTTGCTGCATCCTCACCATAAGGCGACAGCGCGGTGCAGGCCTCGTCGCACAAGGACTGTGCGCGGGCTTTTGCCTCTGCCAGACCAAGCAGCGAGACAAAGGTTGCCTTGCCGGCATCGGCATCCTTGCGCACGGCCTTGCCGACCTTGGCGGCATCGCCTTCCACATCCAGGATGTCGTCGGCGATTTGGAAGGCAAGGCCAAGGGCGCGTGCGAATTGCCGCAACGGCGCAGGGTCTTCGCCCGCCAGCACCGCGCCGGCAGTGGCGGACCATTCGATCAGGCAGCCGGTCTTGCGGCTCTGCAGCCTGGTGATCTGCTCCAGCGTCAGCGGCGCGTCGGCGGTCTCTGCCGCAATGTCCAGCATCTGGCCCGACACCATGCCGTCTTTGCCAGAGGACTGCGCCAGGCCGCGGATCAGGGTCAGGGCGTGGGAGCCAGCCTTGGGATCTGCCAGCAGCTCAAAGGCAAAGGCCTGCAGGCTGTCGCCGGCAAGAACTGCCATCGCCTCATCCCATTTCTTGTGCACAGTAGGCTGACCGCGGCGCAGACCGTCATCGTCCATGCATGGCAGGTCGTCATGTACCAGCGAATAAGCGTGGATGCATTCAATAGCGAGCGCTGCCTCAAGGGCAGCTTCAGCCGGGACGCCGTGCAGACGGCTGCTTTCCAGCACCAGAAAGCCGCGCAGCATCTTGCCGCCGGTGATGGCGTAGCGCATCGCGGCGTGCAGCTCGTCGCTGCCTGCCAGCCGCATTTCCATATGTGCGGTGATGCTGGCCTGTGCGTTCTTCAATGCATCTGCAAAGGGGCGCGTTCGGGCGTCTGCTGCGACGGTCATGGCTTAGCCGGCATCCAGCGGCTGGGTGCCCTTGGGGGTGCCGTTGGCGTCCAGAGTGATCGCGGCGACCTTTTCCTCGGCGCGTTTCAGCTCATCCTCGCAGCGTTTCTTCAGCGCGGCACCGCGTTCGTAAAGCGCGATCGAGGCATCCAGCGCCACGTCGCCGCGCTCAAGCTGGTCCACCACGCCTTCCAGCTCACGCATTGCCTGTTCAAAGCTCATCTGGTCTACGGGGGTCTCAGTCATGCCGGTGCCTTTATCAATTCTTCCACATGCGCGCGCGTTGCGGCGGCCAGCGCGTTCAGATCATATCCGCCTTCCAAAGTCGAGACGATACGGCCCTGGCACAGCTCACTTGCCAGTTTGCACAGCTCGGCGGTGATCCAGGCGAAATCTTCTGTTGCCCAGTTCAGGCTGGCAAGCGGATCGTCCTGATGGGCGTCAAAGCCTGCCGAGATGATGATCAACTCTGGCTTGAAGGCACGCAGGCGCGGGAAGGCCTGGCCTTCATAGGCTGCCTGCATTTCAGCGCGGCCCGAACCCGGTGCCAGCGGCATGTTGAGGATATTGCCATGCGCACCGTCCTCCTCCGGGCGGCCCGAGCCGGGCCACAGCGGCATCTGCTGGCTGGTGACCGCCAGCGCACGCGCCTCGTCCCACAGCAGATCCTGTGTGCCGTTGCCGTGATGGACGTCGAAATCCACCACCGCGACGCGTTTCAGCCCGTGATGATCCAGCGCGTGCTTTGCAGCCAGTGCTGCGTTGCCGAACAGGCAGAAACCCATCGCGGTATCTGTTTCGGCATGATGCCCCGGCGGGCGCACCGCAGCAAAAGCATTCTGCACCTCACCGCCCAGCACCATATCGACACCGCGCACCACCGCGCCTGCAGCCCGGAAGGCAGCATCCAGCGAGCCAGGGGAAAGGAAGGTATCCCCGTCGATCTGAGCCCAGCCCTCTGCCGGAGAGGCCTTGCGCAAGTCTGACAGGTAGCCGGCCGGGTGAATGCGCAGGATGTCGTCCTCGGCAGCCATCGGCGCGGTTACGCGTTTCAGGTCCAAGGGTTCCAGCGCGTGCAGGATATGCTCAAGACGGGCAACTTGTTCCGGGTGACCGTCCGGCGTCACATGAGACAAGCAGTCTGCGTGGGTAATCAGCGCGGTTGCCATAAAGATCCCCTGTTCATCCGGCTAAAAATATCCCCGCCGGAGGCCTGAAAACGCTGCGCAGCGGCTTCCGGTCTCTCAGCTCAGTCCGGTGCCAGCATATAGCCAGCGCCACGCACCGTCTGCAGGTATTGCGGCTGTTTCGGGTTCGGCTCGATCTTGCGGCGCAGGCGGGTGATCTGCACGTCCACCGCGCGTTCCTGCGCCTGGCCGCGGTCGCGGCCCAGATCCTCGACCAGCTTGGTGCGGGAGACCGGCTCGCCGGGCTGGGCCGAGAAGATCTTCATCAACTGGCTTTCGGTGCCGGTGAGGCGGATCAGCTCATCCCCCTGCCACATTTCACCGCGTTCGATGTCATAGCGGATGGCACCCAGATGCAGCACTTTGGGCGCACTTTCCTGTGCAACCGTGTCCGGCATCCGCCGCAGGATTGCGTTGACACGCAGCAGCAGCTCTTTGGGTTCAAAGGGTTTCGGCAGGTAGTCATCCGCGCCAGCTTCCAGCCCCGCAATCCTGTCCTCAGTTTCGCCCTTGGCGGTCAGCAGCAGGATCGGTGTGGACATGGTTTCGCGCAAGGAAGTTGTCAGCGAGATACCGTCCTCGCCGGGCATCATCACATCCATGACGATCAGGTCGAAATCCAAGCCCGCCAGCACCCGGCGGGCATGGGCCGCGTCGCGCGCTGCGGTGACCAGAAAGCCGGAGCGCATCAGGAATTTCTTCAACAGCCCGCGGATGCGTTCGTCGTCGTCAATGATCAGCAGATGGGCGTCATGCATGCTCATACGCCTTAATCCCGCAACTTGGCATAGGCACGGCGCATATCCGCATCCATCATTGCCTCAAGCACCTTTTTGAAGCCTTGCACCGCCTCGGGGCCGGCATCTTTGTAGGCGGCGCGCATCCGGGCGCGCTGCGCGTCTGATAGCGTGGCCTCCAGCGCCGCGCCCTGTTCGGTCAGATACAGATGCCGCTCGCGCTTATCCAGCTCACCCACCTTGCTGATCACCAAACCGTCGCCGATCAATGTGCGCAGCACCCGGTTCAGCGACTGTTTGGTCACGCCCAGAATGCTGAGAAGGTTGTTCACCGTCGTTCCCGGTGAGCGGTTGATAAAGTGGACCGCCCGGTGATGCGCCCGGCCATAGGACAATTCCGCCAGAATCCGGTCCGGATCGGCGGTAAAGCCGCGGTAGGCAAAAAACATTGCCTCGATCCCCTGGCGCAGCTGCTCATCCGTCAGAAACAGCAGGCTTTCGCCGCCGTATCCCTGCCCTGTCCGGCCTTCAGGCATTCGGTGCCCCCTCGTCTGTATTGCAATGCAGTTTATGTCAGTGTTGTTGACATTCCAAGGGTGAAGATGTATCGAATCTCAGCTTTGACGCAAGATTATGTTCCGTTCGGACATAATGTGCGCAATAAATGGAAATCCCGCAGAATTTTAGGAGAGTGCGGCATGGCAGGTTATGACGACCGCGACGGTGTGATCTGGATGGATGGGGGGCTGGTCGACTGGCGGGATGCAAAGGTGCATATCCTGACCCATGCGATGCATTATGCCTCCTCGGTGTTTGAAGGGGAGCGCGCCTACAACGGCAAGATCTTCAAAAGCCGTGAACATTCCGAGCGCCTGATAGCTTCCGCCGAGGCGCTGGACATGCCGATGCCCTATACCGTCGATCAGATCGAGGCGGCCAAGGATGAGGCGCTCAAGGCTTCCGGCCTGCAGGACGCCTATGTGCGGGCGCTGGTCTGGCGCGGTTCCGGCGATGATATGGGTGTGGCCTCGGCTGCCAACCCGGTGCGGATGGCGATCGCGGTCTGGGGCTGGGGCGCCTACTATGGCGATGCCAAGATGCAGGGCGCCAAGCTGGCGATTGCCGAATGGAAACGCCCGTCGCCCGAAACCATCCCGGTTCATGCCAAGGCGGCAGGTCTTTACATGATCTGCACCATTTCCAAACACAAAGCGACCGCGCAGGGTTGCTCGGACGCGCTGTTCATGGACTGGCGCGGTTATGTGGCCGAGGCAACCGGCGCCAACATCTTTTTCGTGAAAGATGGCGAAGTGCACACGCCGCTCGCGGATTGCTTCCTTAACGGCATTACCCGCCAGACCGTGATCGGCATGCTCAAAGATAAGGGCATCACCGTGCATGAACGCCGGATCATGCCGGAGGAGATGGAAGAATTCGAACAGTGCTGGCTGACCGGCACCGCCGCCGAGGTGACTCCGGTCGGCGAGATCGGCCCGTATAAATTCGAGGTCGGCGCCCTCACCCGCGAGATTGCCGAGGATTACGAGAAACTGGTCCGCGCGTAAACGTACCTCACTTCCGGACTGAAAACCCCCGCCTGCGAGCGGGGGTTTGTTTTGCCGCCGCTGAGCCGACCTGAAAACAGCAGCTGGAAGAGGCGGCCCCCATTGATGCGCACCCGCGGCAGTCAGAACCGGCCGGAAATCCGCGATTGATCATGAACAGTTAAAATACTGCCTTCACGGCGGCATAACGGTTCCGGATATGGTGACAATTGTCCGCGACCCTAGCAGGGATGCCGTGGACAAGGTGTTTCAAAGTGCTGAATACCACACCTTGAGGGAGATCCGGGAACGGATGTTTTTTAAACTATCAAATCGGTATTGTTGAAACCTAGCATCTGATCCGTGGCCACTGGGCAGGCGGCGGACCTGCTGGCCGTGCCTGTGCTGTGGCTTGGCGATCCGTTCAATTTTCCTTGCAGTTCGTCCTGAACCGTGGACGCCGGATGCCGTGTGCTTATCATAGGCGGCATGTTGGACCTGCTCAGCGATATCCTCACCCGGCTTTCCCTCAAAGGGACGCTCTATTTCCGTACCTCTTTTACACCGCCTTTCGGGATCCAAGTGCCGCCGTTCGAAAACGTGGCACGGTTCCATTTTGTGCAACGCGGAGAGTTGAAGCTGCATGTGCCCGCCACCGGCGAAACTCTGCGGTTGAAACAGGGCGATTTGGTGCTGATCCCGCATGGTGCGGCCCATATGCTTTTGTGCAACGAAGTGCAGCCGTTGGACGCCCTGCCGCTTGACCGGGTGCTGGAGGACGCCGGTTATGACGGTGGCGGGGTGCTGGTTTACGGCGGTGCTGATGAAGGGCGCGATACCCAGCTGATCTGCGGCCATTTTTCGTTCGCGGGTGTGCCGGCGCGGCGCGGCACCGGGCATATGCTGATCGACCGGTTGCCGCCCTTTATTGTGATCGAGAACTACGGCGAGGAAGCCGGCGCCTGGATTGAGGCGACCCTGCGGATGATCGGATCCGAGGTGCATGGCGCCCGCATAGGCGGCGACCTGATTGCGCTGAAACTGTCAGAGGTGCTGTTTGCCCAGGCGATCCGCGCTTATCTGGAGCATCAAAGCCCCAGCGGCTCGGCGCTGGCGGGCTTTGCCGATCCGCGGATTTCGCGGGCGCTGACTGCGTTTCACCAGTCCCCGGCACAGGAGTGGAGCGTCGAAGGCCTGGCCCGCGAGGCCGGCATGTCGCGCACCGCCTTTGCCCAGGAGTTCACCGCCAAGATGGAGGTGACACCGATGCAGTATCTGACCGGTTGGCGGATGCAGATCGCCTGCCAGGGGTTGACGGAACAAGGGTTGAGTGTTGCCGATGCTGCTGAGGTTGCCGGCTATGCCTCCGAGGCAGCGTTTTCCCGTGTGTTCCGCAAGCAGGTGGGGATTTCGCCGGCGGCCTACCGGCAGCAGCATGCAGCCGCTTGAATGACATCCAAGGCCGGATCTCTGAACGATCTGCAAGATATGCGAGATTATCTGAAATTCACCGTTCGATCTGTGTAAGGCAACCTGGGGTCAGAGCCGCCAAGGACGCGGCTAGGATTTTCTCAGTAACAAGGATCTGACCCATGCCTTTGCGTTTCGTGACCCGTACCATCCATGCCTATCTCGATTACCCTGTGGCCATTGCCCTGATGGGGCTGCCGTTCCTGCTGGGCCTCGGCGAAAGCAACCCGCTGGCGTTGTGGCTGTCGGTGGCAACTGGCATCGCTGCCTTTGTCCTGACGGTGCTGACCGACCACCACCTGGGTTTGATTCGGGTGCTGCCCTACAAGTTGCATCTGACGGTTGATCTGATTGTCGGTCTCACCTTTCTGGCGGCACCGTTTCTCTTTGGTTTTGCCGGGCTGGACGCAGCCTTCTATCTGTTGAACGGGGCTGCGGTTCTGGCAGTGATCTCGCTCAGCGCGCCGGAAGGGGCTGAGACGGCCTCGGCCTGAGATCTACTGGCGCAGCAGCCAGTCGACAACTGCTTTGGCCCGGCCCTTTTGGCTGGGCCAAAGCACATAGAACCCTTGGTCCCCCTGGCGTGGGGCTTGCCACAGGATCCGGAGCGGCTGGGTGCCCAGGAAAATCCGTGGCACCAGCGCAATGCCCTGGCCATTCATCGCGGCATCCATCGCCAGCGCGGTTTGATTGAAATGCAGAATCCGCCCCGTTGCCGCCAGGCCTTCTTGCCGCAGCAGCAGGTCCCAGTGCCGGTGCCCGTCCTGGATCAGGGTTTGTGTCGCAAAACTGGCAAGTTCGGGCTGTTTATCGTTAGTTAGAGCCACATCTTCATTGGCCACCGCCACCAGATCCACCAGCGAAAGGAGGGCGGAATTCAGTCCGCTTTCCTGCGGTTTGCCGCCCTGGCGGATGGCGATGTCGATGCCGTCCCGATTGAAATCGGTCAGGTTTTCCTCCGCCACCACCCGCAGTTCGATGTCCGGATGCGCGGCCTCGAACTCCGGCAGCCGCGGCACCAGCCATTTCGACGCAAAGGACGGCGGCACCGAAAGCGTCACACGCTGCACCGCCGGTGCCAGCTTGTCGGTGGCATCGTGAATCAGTTCCAGAGCCTGCCTGACCGGCGCGTGATAGCTGCGCCCGGTATCGGTCAGGTTCAGCCCGCGCGCGTGGCGGCGGAACAGCTTGTGGCCCAGGTCCGCCTCCAGCCTGCGCACCTGCTGGGCCACAGCGCCCTGGGTCAAGTGCAGTTCTTCAGCCGCCCGGCCGAAATTCAGGTGTCGGGCGGCGGCGTCAAACATCCGCAGGGCATTGAGGTTAGGCAGGCGCATCCGGGTCAGCCAGTAGTTTTCCTACAGTCTGGCGCGATGAGACATGATTGGTCAAGCGGCGATTGAACCGACATCCTTGGGGCCAAGCAAAGGAGTTCTAAAATGACCAAAGTTGCACTTTTCACCGCTGCAGGCAGCGGCATGGGCGCAGACGCTGCCCGCCATCTTCACGAGCAGGGATATGAGGTCGCGATCCTGTCTTCATCCGGCAAGGGCGAGGCCTTGGCAAAGGAGCTGGGCGGGATTGGGCATACAGGCTCTAATCGGGAGCAAAGCGACCTTCAGGCGCTGGTGGACAAGGCGATGGATCGCTGGGGCCGCATCGATGTGCTGGTAAATTCAGCGGGCCACGGCCCTAAGGGCGACATCATGGAAATCAGCGATGACGACTGGCATCTGGGGATGGAATTCTACCTGATGAACGTGATCCGCCCGGCGCGTCTGGTGGCACCCATCATGGTGGCACAGGGCGAGGGATCGATCATCAACATATCGACTTTTGCGGTGTTTGAACCCGATCCGCTGTTCCCGACCTCCGGTGTGTTCCGGGCCGGTCTGGCGAGCTTTACCAAACTGTTTGCCGACAAATTCGCCGCCCAAGGCGTGCGGATGAACAATGTGCTGCCGGGTTTCATCAACAGCCTGGCCGAAACCGAGGATCGCAAGGCCCGCATTCCGATGGGCCGTTACGGCACCTCGCGTGAGATTTCTGCGCTGATTGCCTATCTGGCTTCGGAAGATGCCGCTTATACAACTGGCCAGAACATCCGCGTCGACGGGGGATTGACCCGTGCAGTCTAACGCTCAGGTCCTGCCCGGAAATACCGAGGTCAATCCGGCCTTTTTATTGAAATGGGCCGCGTCCATCGTACAGATCCTTGGCTATTCTGCCACCGCTTGGGGGCTTCACCCCTGGAACATCTATCTGTTCCTGGCCGGGCTAACAGGATGGTTCCTGGTTGGCGTTTTGTGGAATGACAGGGCAATTATGCTGATCCATGCTGTAGCGCTTGGCGCGATGATTGCAGGTATTTGGTCAAGTTAGAGCCAATTATCCGCCCTTGGGATCAATCATCGGCTTAGCCTTGCCGCGCTGCAGGCCAAGCCGGTGCTCGCGCCAGATCACCAGAACATTGCCGGCAATGACCAGCGCTGCACCGGCAAGCATCACCAGCGTCGGCCATTCTTCGAACCAGACATAGCCAATGACGATTGCAAAAATCATTGAGGCATAGTCATAGGGCGCCAGCATCGACGCAGGCGCAAAGCGGTAAGATGAGGTGACCAGGATTTGCGCCACCCCGCCAACTATCCCGGCGCCGACCAGCAGTGCGGCAGTTTGTGCATCCGGCATGACCCAGCCGAACGGCGCGGTGAGCAGCGCCAGAGCAGAGGCGGTCAGCGAGAAATAGAACACGATCGCCGCGGTGTGTTCCGATTGCACCATGCGGCGGATGTGGATCTGCACAAAGCCGCGGGCCACCGTCGCCCCGACCACCAGCAGCACGCCCAGCATGGCGCCGTCGCTCATATCCCCGCCAAGCCGCGGCCAGATCATGATCATCACGCCCAGCAAACCGAGCGCCACTGCGGAAATCCGCACCAACCGGATCGTCTCTCCCAATAACAGCGCCGCCAGAATCAGGGTGAAGATCGGCGTGGCATAGCCGATGGCGGTGACCTCGGGCAGCGGCAACAGTGCCAGTCCCATGAAGGTCATCCCCATTGCCGACGTTCCAACAAGGCCGCGCCACACGTGAAACATCGGCTTTTGGGTGATCAGCCCGTGCCGCAATTCTCCGCGCATGGACAGCCAGACCACAATCACTGGAATTGCAAAAAACGACCGGAAAAACACCGCTTCCCCTGCTGGCACATGCTCTGATGTCGCCTTGATGATCCCGGACAGAGCGGTGAACAGGGCAATTGCTGTCACCTTCAGGAGGATCGCCAGCATAGGCCGATGCGATGTTAAGGATTTTGCCATGGCGTGAACCTGCGCCCATGCGCCGCAAAGATCAATGGTTTGATTTCAGGTGAGGAGAAGGCGCAAATGGCGCCAGTTTAGACGGGAGCCGCCGATACACGATGCCAACCACCTGATCCGTCAGGTCACTGCCTATACCGCTCCAATTGCCTTCCCATAAGGCACGAGAACGTGAGGCAGACCGCCGTAGTGAGGAAATGGGCGGGTGGTTGGCCCGCGTAGCGGCTAAGTGTGAAGCGGTGCATGCAGTTTCCCCCGCCCATGAAGCCGCCGGTCGTATTCAGCGTTGAAAAGGTGTCCGATCTGCTAAAAGGCCGCACCGGGGCCGGAGCTCTCGTTCCGCGCAGTACTCAATTCAGGCGGCAGCCTTAAAGAGTTAGCGCTGATCCTTCGCGCAAAACGTTCAGCACCGATGGAATGCCTGAGATCGCGTGCGCTTCTATCATCTTAGACACGGGTTCCTGATAGAGCGCGTATGTCGAGTGGTGAGCAGGCAAAATCAGGCCCGCCTTGAGGAATTCCGCGAATTCGACAGCCTGATGACCAGTCATCGACAACTGGCCCAATGTCCCATTTGTACCAACTGCCCCTATATGAGGTATCAACAGATCAGGCGCCGGAAACTGTTGAACTGCTGACTGCACCGGCTCTGCCATGAAAGTGTCTCCGGCCCAGTAGATATGGCTCGTCTTGCCGCGAATTGTCGCTTGCAGCCAGTAACCATTGCCAAGCCCGAGAATGCCGGAAATGCCTGTGTTCAGCGAGTGGACTGCAGGAATAGATGTAATCGAAACCTCTGTATCGCCCCGTCTGAAGGCGCGGTTTTCTCCGTGGTTCAGTGCCTGAGCTGCAAAGCCCTTTTTGGTGAGGGCGTTCACATCTTGAGCGGAACAGAGGACGGGGCCGTTGGCGCCAAGCCATGCCTGCGCTTTCTGGTCGAAATGGTCCTCGTGCGCATGGCTG
It includes:
- a CDS encoding SDR family oxidoreductase, with amino-acid sequence MRKTLLCLGFGYTARALAPRLLVQGWRVIGTSREAVEAEGVEMITWPGQDVPLDGVTHVLSSIGPNMAGDPVLAAMAGQITAAPRLEWVGYLSTTAVYGHHDGAWVDEATPVTPSSERGDWRARAEAQWQAIPGLPLHIFRLAGIYGPGRGPFAKLMAGKARRIVKQGQVFSRIHVDDIARVLAASIAQPSPGAIYNVCDDDPAPPQDVLGHAAELLGLPVPAEVPFDEAGMTPMARSFYGENKRVRNRRIKEELGVELFYPTYREGLRAVLEAEDMESFVPPAEPPGV
- the dxs gene encoding 1-deoxy-D-xylulose-5-phosphate synthase, producing the protein MSDRPKTPLLDQITRPADLKGLTDAQLVQVAQELRQETIAAVSVTGGHLGAGLGVVELTTALHAVFDTPRDKVIWDVSHQCYPHKILTGRRDRIRTLRMKDGLSGFTKRSESPYDPFGAAHSSTSISAALGFAVARDLGGVIPEGNGDAIAVIGDGSMSAGMAFEAMNNAGHLGKRLIVILNDNEMSIAPPVGALSSYLSRLYAGEPFQELKAAAKGAVSLLPEPFREGAKRAKDMLKGMAVGGTLFEALGFSYLGPIDGHDMDQLLPVLRTVKARATGPILIHVLTKKGKGYAPAEAARDKGHATAKFDMVTGEQKKAPSNAPSYTSVFGNELVKLAAADDKICAVTAAMPDGTGLNLMAERYPSRTFDVGIAEQHGVTFAAALAAGGMKPFCAMYSTFLQRGYDQVVHDVAIQRLPVRFAIDRAGLVGADGATHAGSFDIGFMANLPGMVVMAAADEAELVHMVATAAAHDDGPIAFRYPRGEGEGVEMPETPEVLEIGKGRMIQEGKRVALLSFGTRLGEVRKAAEALSAKGITPTIADARFAKPLDRNLILQLAADHEALITIEEGAVGGFGSHVAQLLAEEGVFDSGLKYRSMVLPDTFIDQASPADMYEVAAMNAPQIEAKVLEVLGVATIGEKRA
- a CDS encoding polyprenyl synthetase family protein, with amino-acid sequence MTVAADARTRPFADALKNAQASITAHMEMRLAGSDELHAAMRYAITGGKMLRGFLVLESSRLHGVPAEAALEAALAIECIHAYSLVHDDLPCMDDDGLRRGQPTVHKKWDEAMAVLAGDSLQAFAFELLADPKAGSHALTLIRGLAQSSGKDGMVSGQMLDIAAETADAPLTLEQITRLQSRKTGCLIEWSATAGAVLAGEDPAPLRQFARALGLAFQIADDILDVEGDAAKVGKAVRKDADAGKATFVSLLGLAEAKARAQSLCDEACTALSPYGEDAATLKEAARFVIARDS
- a CDS encoding exodeoxyribonuclease VII small subunit, with product MTETPVDQMSFEQAMRELEGVVDQLERGDVALDASIALYERGAALKKRCEDELKRAEEKVAAITLDANGTPKGTQPLDAG
- a CDS encoding histone deacetylase family protein; translated protein: MATALITHADCLSHVTPDGHPEQVARLEHILHALEPLDLKRVTAPMAAEDDILRIHPAGYLSDLRKASPAEGWAQIDGDTFLSPGSLDAAFRAAGAVVRGVDMVLGGEVQNAFAAVRPPGHHAETDTAMGFCLFGNAALAAKHALDHHGLKRVAVVDFDVHHGNGTQDLLWDEARALAVTSQQMPLWPGSGRPEEDGAHGNILNMPLAPGSGRAEMQAAYEGQAFPRLRAFKPELIIISAGFDAHQDDPLASLNWATEDFAWITAELCKLASELCQGRIVSTLEGGYDLNALAAATRAHVEELIKAPA
- a CDS encoding response regulator, with the protein product MSMHDAHLLIIDDDERIRGLLKKFLMRSGFLVTAARDAAHARRVLAGLDFDLIVMDVMMPGEDGISLTTSLRETMSTPILLLTAKGETEDRIAGLEAGADDYLPKPFEPKELLLRVNAILRRMPDTVAQESAPKVLHLGAIRYDIERGEMWQGDELIRLTGTESQLMKIFSAQPGEPVSRTKLVEDLGRDRGQAQERAVDVQITRLRRKIEPNPKQPQYLQTVRGAGYMLAPD
- a CDS encoding MarR family winged helix-turn-helix transcriptional regulator, with amino-acid sequence MPEGRTGQGYGGESLLFLTDEQLRQGIEAMFFAYRGFTADPDRILAELSYGRAHHRAVHFINRSPGTTVNNLLSILGVTKQSLNRVLRTLIGDGLVISKVGELDKRERHLYLTEQGAALEATLSDAQRARMRAAYKDAGPEAVQGFKKVLEAMMDADMRRAYAKLRD
- a CDS encoding branched-chain amino acid aminotransferase, which gives rise to MAGYDDRDGVIWMDGGLVDWRDAKVHILTHAMHYASSVFEGERAYNGKIFKSREHSERLIASAEALDMPMPYTVDQIEAAKDEALKASGLQDAYVRALVWRGSGDDMGVASAANPVRMAIAVWGWGAYYGDAKMQGAKLAIAEWKRPSPETIPVHAKAAGLYMICTISKHKATAQGCSDALFMDWRGYVAEATGANIFFVKDGEVHTPLADCFLNGITRQTVIGMLKDKGITVHERRIMPEEMEEFEQCWLTGTAAEVTPVGEIGPYKFEVGALTREIAEDYEKLVRA